One window of the Nicotiana tabacum cultivar K326 chromosome 4, ASM71507v2, whole genome shotgun sequence genome contains the following:
- the LOC107819639 gene encoding uncharacterized protein LOC107819639 isoform X2 yields MEKEEKNEETEVFCLQWGSRKRLRCVRVRGPQPCRFRRKISSSHFATTKDTLFPLTPLRLTRNSESAMLRSEARKSSSPEKEERCYTTRGSAEENGKILVDSAAVSGGENNIVWPKLYISLSSKEKEEDFMAMKGCKLPQRPKKRAKLIQRTLLLVSPGAWLSDMSLERYEVREKKTSKKVPKDQEG; encoded by the exons ATGGAGAAGGAAGAGAAGAATGAGGAAACAGAAGTATTCTGTTTGCAGTGGGGAAGTAGAAAGAGACTCCGATGTGTGAGAGTCAGAGGACCCCAACCTTGCAGATTTCGCCGCAAAATATCATCATCTCATTTCGCCACAACTAAAGACACCCTTTTCCCTCTTACCCCTCTTCGTCTTACCAG GAATTCAGAATCGGCGATGCTTAGATCGGAGGCAAGAAAATCTTCTTCACCGGAGAAAGAGGAAAGGTGTTACACAACAAGAGGGTCAGCGGAGGAGAACGGCAAAATTCTGGTGGATAGCGCTGCAGTAAGTGGCGGCGAGAATAACATAGTTTGGCCAAAGTTGTATATAAGTTTGTCAagcaaagagaaagaagaagatttCATGGCTATGAAAGGTTGTAAACTTCCTCAAAGACCTAAGAAGAGGGCTAAACTTATTCAAAGAACTTTACTT TTGGTGAGTCCGGGAGCATGGTTGTCGGATATGTCTTTAGAGAGGTATGAAGTCAGAGAGAAGAAGACTTCCAAAAAGGTACCAAA AGACCAAGAGGGTTGA
- the LOC107819639 gene encoding uncharacterized protein LOC107819639 isoform X1 → MEKEEKNEETEVFCLQWGSRKRLRCVRVRGPQPCRFRRKISSSHFATTKDTLFPLTPLRLTRNSESAMLRSEARKSSSPEKEERCYTTRGSAEENGKILVDSAAVSGGENNIVWPKLYISLSSKEKEEDFMAMKGCKLPQRPKKRAKLIQRTLLLVSPGAWLSDMSLERYEVREKKTSKKRPRGLKAMGSVESDSE, encoded by the exons ATGGAGAAGGAAGAGAAGAATGAGGAAACAGAAGTATTCTGTTTGCAGTGGGGAAGTAGAAAGAGACTCCGATGTGTGAGAGTCAGAGGACCCCAACCTTGCAGATTTCGCCGCAAAATATCATCATCTCATTTCGCCACAACTAAAGACACCCTTTTCCCTCTTACCCCTCTTCGTCTTACCAG GAATTCAGAATCGGCGATGCTTAGATCGGAGGCAAGAAAATCTTCTTCACCGGAGAAAGAGGAAAGGTGTTACACAACAAGAGGGTCAGCGGAGGAGAACGGCAAAATTCTGGTGGATAGCGCTGCAGTAAGTGGCGGCGAGAATAACATAGTTTGGCCAAAGTTGTATATAAGTTTGTCAagcaaagagaaagaagaagatttCATGGCTATGAAAGGTTGTAAACTTCCTCAAAGACCTAAGAAGAGGGCTAAACTTATTCAAAGAACTTTACTT TTGGTGAGTCCGGGAGCATGGTTGTCGGATATGTCTTTAGAGAGGTATGAAGTCAGAGAGAAGAAGACTTCCAAAAAG AGACCAAGAGGGTTGAAAGCCATGGGCAGCGTAGAGAGCGATTCCGAATGA